The following proteins are co-located in the Candidatus Omnitrophota bacterium genome:
- a CDS encoding type III pantothenate kinase, whose protein sequence is MIKPHNKDLLLAIDIGNTAIDIGLFKNRHLSRKVKIRSSSREAAIFKGIKKLGSLNDLRKAAVIISSVAPLSLKHVKGVLGKKLGVKPFVLGRHLRVPIKNLYKKPLQVGQDRLVAAYACHQLYKSPAIIVDFGTAVTFDLVNRKGEYEGGLITIGADMAAEALADKTALLPKIRLKSPKRLIGKDTKESIRSGIVFGMACMCKGLVDRIKNEKNKQLFVLATGGLSRIIAKHSKCIDKIDDNLILKGLCLIYYNDTNYK, encoded by the coding sequence ATGATAAAACCTCATAATAAAGATTTATTGTTAGCGATTGATATAGGGAATACGGCCATAGATATTGGTTTGTTTAAAAACAGGCATTTGAGTAGAAAGGTCAAAATCCGCTCAAGCTCCCGTGAAGCCGCTATCTTTAAAGGTATTAAAAAGCTGGGCAGTTTGAATGATTTGCGTAAAGCGGCAGTTATCATATCAAGCGTGGCTCCTTTAAGCCTTAAACATGTTAAAGGCGTTTTGGGAAAAAAGTTAGGGGTAAAGCCTTTTGTCCTTGGCAGGCATTTAAGAGTGCCTATTAAGAATTTATATAAAAAACCTTTGCAGGTAGGCCAGGACAGGCTTGTTGCCGCTTATGCCTGTCATCAACTATACAAGAGCCCAGCTATAATTGTTGATTTTGGGACAGCGGTGACATTTGACCTGGTCAACAGAAAAGGGGAATATGAGGGTGGGCTAATAACCATTGGCGCCGATATGGCGGCAGAAGCATTAGCAGATAAAACGGCGCTTTTGCCGAAAATAAGGCTAAAATCTCCAAAAAGGCTTATTGGTAAAGATACAAAAGAAAGCATCAGAAGCGGCATAGTTTTCGGTATGGCTTGTATGTGCAAAGGCTTGGTGGACAGGATTAAAAATGAAAAGAATAAACAATTGTTTGTGTTGGCAACAGGAGGTTTATCCCGGATTATAGCTAAACACAGCAAATGTATTGATAAAATAGATGATAATCTTATTTTGAAAGGATTGTGTTTAATTTATTATAATGATACAAATTATAAATAA